In Brachyhypopomus gauderio isolate BG-103 unplaced genomic scaffold, BGAUD_0.2 sc34, whole genome shotgun sequence, the following are encoded in one genomic region:
- the LOC143485450 gene encoding TOG array regulator of axonemal microtubules protein 2-like — translation MLSKHDCKVNLYALEALQKIITLLRDNLVQVVYILVPAIVDNHLNSKNNAIYMATIGAIQALINNLELVRELYPCKPQLVEQKVLPLLWYLLGTSSNSGTVHGRGGSVRGATVHLCQALHAHMGPALLDCAASQPSNIRKSLREFVKNLPIN, via the exons ATGCTTTCAAAGCACGACTGCAAGGTTAACCTCTATGCCTTGGAGGCCTTACAGAAGATAATCACACTGCTCAGAGACAACCTGGTCCAAGTGGTCTACATCTTAGTCCCAGCTATAGTGGACAATCACCTCAACTCCAAGAATAACGCCATCTACATGGCGACAATAGGTGCCATTCAAGCTCTCATCAATAACCTTG agctggttagggaactctacccctgcaagccacaactggttgagcagaaggtgcttcctctgctctggtacctcctggggacctccagcaacagtggtacggtccacgggaggggtggaagcgtgagaggggccactgtccacctatgccaagcccttcatgcccacatgggtccggcgctgctggactgcgctgcttcccaaccttccaatatccgcaagagcctaagagagtttgtgaagaacctcccgatcaactga